The Spirosoma sp. SC4-14 DNA window CTCAAGCAGTGGAAATATCCGCTACCCGGCGATAACGCCATTCCAACAATTCAGCGGGTAATTATCGACGTCGACGCACCGAAGGTGATCATGTTGCAAATTCCACCTGACCCACACCGGGCTACCCTGAGCGACGATATTTCGAGCAGTGGAACCTTCGACGATGTGAACTGGTCTGAAGATGGTTCTAAACTGGCATTTGTCTCCACCTCCCGCGACCATAAGCAGGAGAAGGTTCGGCTGGCCGATGCCAGCACGGGTGCTGTTCGCGAGGTATTTGAGGAAACCGTACCGACTCAATACGAGTCAGGATGGGGAGCCATCAACTGGCGGTATCTCGACAAGTCGAACGAGTTCATCTGGTTTTCGGAGCGCGACAACTGGGGGCATCTCTATCTGTATGATGCCGCAACGGGCAAACTGAAAAACCAGATTACCAAAGGCGACTGGCTGGTTACGAAACTGCTGAAGGTTGACGAAAAAAACCGGCTGCTGTATTTTATGGCCAATGGCCGCCAGGCTGTCAATCCGTATTTTGGCCAGTTGTGTCGCATCGGATTCGATGGAAAACGATTTGCCGTCCTGACTCCCGAAGAAGGAAACCACCAGGTATCGATTTCGCCCTCGGGTAATTATTTTGTCGACAGTTATTCGAAACCCGACGTACCGCCCGTCACTGTATTGCGCAATATGGACGGAAAACTCATCAGCACGCTCGAAAAAGCCGATATTTCGCGATTGACAGCTACCGGCTGGCATCCTCCAGTGCCCTTCATGGTAAAAGCCGACGATGGGAAGACCGATATTTATGGGCTGATGTATACCCCAACGAAGCTTGACCCATCGAAAAAGTACCCCATTGTCGACTACATTTACCCCGGTCCGCAAGGAGGTAGTGTTGGCAACTGGTCGTTTGCTGCCGCCCGAAAAGACAATCAGTCGCTGGCAGAGTTAGGCTTTATTGTTGTAGAGATTGAAGGCACCAGCAACCCACTCCGGTCCAAAAGTTTTCATGATATGAGCTATGGCAACATGGCTACCAACACCCTCCCCGATCAGATCACGGGAATCCGCCAACTAGCTCAGCGGTATGCCTATATCGATACGAACCGCGTAGGCATCTGGGGGCACTCGGGCGGTGGGTTCGCAACGGCAACGGCCATGTTCCGCTTCCCCGATTTCTTTAAAGTCGGCATTTCAGAATCGGGTAACCACGACAACCGAAACTATGAAGACGACTGGGGCGAACGCTACAACGGCCTGACATCCGCATCGGATTATGAAGCCCAGGCCAACCAGAACTATGCCAAAAACCTGAAAGGTAAACTCATGCTGGCGCATGGTATGCTGGACAATAATGTGCCGCCCTACAACACCCTGCTTGTTGTTGAAGCGCTGGAGAAAGCGAACAAAGACTACGATCTGATCATTTTCCCAAACAGCGCCCACGGTTTTGGCAGCTATACGCCTTATATGACCCGTCGACGCTGGGATTATTTTGTAAAAAATCTGCTCGGTGCCGAACCACCCCACGAGTTTCTGCTGGAAACGAAACCCGATCCCCGTGTGGCTGGAAATTAGCGCACATACGCCGATGGGTTTACGGCCGCAAACCCATCGGCGTAATACTACTGATCAGTAGTAAGAAACTGTACGTTTTTTGATCAGTTTACCGATCAAGTTTCCAGAGGAATCGTATTCCACCCGGTAATCGTGTTTTTTCGACCGAAAAACATCTCCTCCCACTGGCTTCACATGGACTAGTTCGCCATCAACAACAATTCGAATCGGGTACTTTCTTGGACGTGGCATAACGGTACTAATAGCACTCTGCTTATATAGTCTCGTTTCAAGGAAATGGTACCCTGTCTGGTAGCCAAATTCATTTTTTCATCCTACAACTCCCTATTTTATAACAAAACCCGCTCCAGACAGGCCGCAGGTTTTGTTAGTCTACCTGGCGGGTCAGGCTTCAGACCATGCCCGGCAGGTTAGTATACGAACGAGGAGTTTCGGGCAAAGTCGACGCTGGTTTACGCTTTCAATAAATAAATCAGGACTGCATTCCAACCAACTTTATTCAGAACGGGTCCGAATTATCAGGTTAAGTACAAGTTACGGTGGGCGAAATCCCCGTTCCAGATGAGAACGGGGATTTTTGTTTACTGAATGATGCCTGCTCATAGAAGACCAGCCCACCATCGGAATGCCGTAATGTTACAAAGTGGGTCGGTTCAGAGTAGCAATGTTTTCTGATTCACTTTACTTCGTAGTGTGATTTGGCTGTTATAATGCCAACGAGTAACGCTATGAGAAAACTCCAGGGAATTAGCTGGCTTAACGTACTGATTCTTGTTTTACTGTTCACGCCGGATAAAGCACCAGCTCAATCCCTCCCGGCCTTGCCAACACACCGGTTCGACACCCTTATTTATGAACATCATGCGGTTGTCAGATCCGGCGAAACGCTCCGGTTCCCTCCCGGCTCTCACCTGCTAGACATACGCTGGCTAAAACGAATGGGGGCTTCGCTCATCACATTTACCGATGGAACAACCTTCAAGGAATCACCGGTCGATCATAGCTATGTACTCGAAACGATTGGCATTTATGATGAGAAGACCGATAACTACGCCGAATATCCAATTCACTATGGCGATGCCAACTGGCAGCAACAGTGTCAGGAGAGCGCCAGAGAAGCCGCATCGATTACGGCCCGATCCGGTGGCGAATTCCAGATCAGCTATTTCACGCTCCAGCCCTTAAAAGCCCCCGATAAGTGAGAGCCCGTTGTCATTGACTCGTTGGACGATTGACGAACAGCCAATACCCATTCATGTAGCTCGCTCGATGGTTTGTGGATCGGGCTTGCCGTTATAATACATGTCCAGCACGTTCTGAAAAACCGGATCAGCACCCTCAACCAAACTAAACAGCGTCATACTCGAATGTAGTTTCAGATCGTCGGGCGAGCCCATAATCTGCAAAGCTGTTTTGCCCTGAATAGCCAGTAGCGCTCCTGCTATTTCGACAAGTCGATTTCCTAAAACAGGGTGGTGCAGATAGTTAGTAGCTTCTGTCAGGTCTTTAATTGCATAAAACCGGGCCATATGGCTAAAGCCCAGCCCCGCAATCTGCGGAAAAATATACCACATCCAGTGACTTTGTTTCCGTCCGTTTTGTATTTCAGCCAGCGCCCGGTCATAGTCATGCTGCTGAGCGTCCAGAAACCGTTTTAAGCCGGAGTCTTCGTTCATTGCTGGTCAGGAGTTTGATGCGCGTCCGTTATGCAGTAGGCTGCACGGTTCATTTCTTACACACAAAACTACCATATAGCGCATCTAGTTTTTTCCAGGTAGGATTCTGAGCTGGTTTTGGCGATATTTCAACGAAAACTGCCGTGTGGTTTTGTTCGCGACACCTGTCCACATGAATCCGACAGTTCAGGATAATTGGTGTTTGAGCCATGTAATCCAGCATGACAATAGTTCCGCTATACACCTCGCCTGCGCCGGTCGATCTGATCTTTTTCAGCTGCGTTGTTGTATCAACCCCTTTAGTGGTTAACCCATGCCTGCTGGTACTATTGCGGCTTACCAATCCGGCGTAGTATGCCGTTAAATTAGCCTGTAAGCTCAACGCCGTGATAGTCGGACTCCCTTCGAGCCACCAGAGGTATGCGTAAGACCAATACTCCGCGCTTGTTCGTTTCCCCCAGCCGGGCGTAAACCGCAGCTCTTCGACGCCCTTATATGGAATCTGGGGAGCAAAGTCGATAGGAATCGGAAACCGTTCGGTAGTCCACCCATCCGGAACGGCAAGGTTGTAGGGTGGTTTCCAGGCTTCAGGATCAACTCTATCGGGAAAACGTTGCCCAATTGCTTGTTGAGCCATCAGGCAGAGCAGAAACGTCAATATAGATTTCATACCTTTTCAGATGAGCTTGCTTCCCGATAAAGGTATTTCGACTTTCAGAAACTATTTCGACTTTTAACCGTTGTTAGCTTTTTTTAACAGTCGGCTTACACCACGCACGCATTGATCCATTTATCGACTGAGTCTATCCATTCATCGGCATTTGGGGACTGATAGTCTATTAGATTTTTAACAAATCAGTAATATGCGTTAATTCGCGCATTAATGTAAGAATAGGATTTAGGGTAAGCAGGCTGGTTTTACGGGTCTGCTTCTTTGTTTTATGCTATATTCAGGCATCGTTTATTGAGTTTACCTCCTTTTTATCTCATTTGTCTGTTCTTTGCCAATCGGCTGCATGAACTGTAGGCTCTGGCCAGGAATTCCTGTCGTTAGGAAGCAGTACGTTTCGATCGGTCGATTACAATGTACCGATTCCAGCATTTCCGGCATCGGTAAGCGCGAAGCGGAACCAGATAAGAAAGGATTTTCGCCAGCCCTTTTCGGGGAATCCGCTCTTCGTCTAACCGTTTACAGCGTGGGCAACGATCACTAAAGCTAATGGTACGGTATAGATAGATGAACGCAAGGGCTACAAGTAGTCCTAAAGCAATAAAAAATAGTATCATGGAGAGCGAAAGCAACTTTCATGACCGAAATACTGCCCTTTTAATCAATTTTCTCATCGACGTAAGCGCCTGGGAATCCCAATCCATTCTGTGCTTAAACCGGCCTGGTTTCACACTCAATACCTACAGCCTATAGTAGCAGATCACGACTGCACATAAAAAGCTCCGATAACTTTTCATTATCAGAGCTTTACCAAATCGTATCGGCAATAGAGCGAACTTATCAAGAGTAAGTAGCGATCGACTAACTATGTTAATATCCGGGTGACTTCTCCCCCTAAACCGGCTCACCGAACGGCGTAAAGAGACTATTATAGGCGTTTTTCCTACCATTAAATTCCTCAAATTCACAATGGTTATATGCAATATGGTCAATTTAGTTTCTTTGTTAACTTTTTTACATTTTTAGTTAATTTATTTTTATTTTTTTAAATTTTAAATATTTATATTTATAAAAAAATTGAATCAAATCTTATATGTGAATACTTTAATTTATACAAAAAATGAAAAAGACTATACCTTTAAGCTTAACATGTATTTTATTGTTAGCATTTCAGCTAGTAGGCCGGGCACAGGCTCCCAATTTGGGAACAGCCGCCAGTTATGCCTTATTTACGGTAACAGGTGCCTTTACTAATACGGGCGCTTCTACCGTTAGCGGTGACATTGGTACAGATGCAGGTGCATTAACCGGATTTCCGCCGGGCACCGTTACGGGACAAATGCATGTTGCTGATGCTACCTCTGCTCAAGTAGCGATTGATGTCGTTAGTGCCTATTCCGCCTTAACAGGGGTGTCATGTACCTCGGCGGTTAGTGCCAACATAGGAGGGCAGACGCTTACTCCAGGCGTTTACTGTCAGAGCGGCCCAGCAGGAGCATCCTCTTTAGATGGAAATCTAACTTTAGACGGGCAAGGCAATCCGAATGCGGTGTTTATTATTAAATTGACTGGAGCCTTAACAACTGCCACCGGATCCGGGATTCTGCTGACCAATGGAGCTTCCTTTGCCAATGTCTATTTTCAAGTCGATGGCGCAGTCAATATTGGCCTTGGTTCTCTGTTTAGAGGGACAATTCTTGCCAACGGAGCCATTAGCTTATTGACGGGTGCTGCTCTGGAAGGCAGAGGCCTTTCCATTGCTGGTGCGATTAATCTAAACACAAATCAGGTTTCTAATTCAACAGCGGCTCCTCTGCCTGTGGCTCTATTATCGTTTACGGCAATGGCTCAATCGAACCAAACCGTTTTGCTCAACTGGAAAACCTCGCTTGAAACCAACAATAAAGGCTTTCTTATTGAGCGCTCAAAAGATTTAGTACTCTTTGAGACAGTTGGTGAAATACGCT harbors:
- a CDS encoding DPP IV N-terminal domain-containing protein, whose product is MNKLLLTGLPLMLLITAQAQQRPAVTANDYEQAQRFLATNADQLVDHASIRPNWLPGDRFWYRDLTANGTQFIVVDPAKGTRTVAFDHQKLADALSKATGNSYTANKLPFNSISFSPDNQSVSFLVAGKHWEYTLSSAQLSPDSAPTTSPHTNEGGRPARGAAAGLDVISPDHKRAAFIKDYNLWVRDLQTGKETQLTTDGSRDFGYATDNAGWRSSDRPILAWSPDSKKIATFKQDQREVSDMYLVTTNVGKPTLKQWKYPLPGDNAIPTIQRVIIDVDAPKVIMLQIPPDPHRATLSDDISSSGTFDDVNWSEDGSKLAFVSTSRDHKQEKVRLADASTGAVREVFEETVPTQYESGWGAINWRYLDKSNEFIWFSERDNWGHLYLYDAATGKLKNQITKGDWLVTKLLKVDEKNRLLYFMANGRQAVNPYFGQLCRIGFDGKRFAVLTPEEGNHQVSISPSGNYFVDSYSKPDVPPVTVLRNMDGKLISTLEKADISRLTATGWHPPVPFMVKADDGKTDIYGLMYTPTKLDPSKKYPIVDYIYPGPQGGSVGNWSFAAARKDNQSLAELGFIVVEIEGTSNPLRSKSFHDMSYGNMATNTLPDQITGIRQLAQRYAYIDTNRVGIWGHSGGGFATATAMFRFPDFFKVGISESGNHDNRNYEDDWGERYNGLTSASDYEAQANQNYAKNLKGKLMLAHGMLDNNVPPYNTLLVVEALEKANKDYDLIIFPNSAHGFGSYTPYMTRRRWDYFVKNLLGAEPPHEFLLETKPDPRVAGN
- a CDS encoding DUF1810 domain-containing protein — its product is MNEDSGLKRFLDAQQHDYDRALAEIQNGRKQSHWMWYIFPQIAGLGFSHMARFYAIKDLTEATNYLHHPVLGNRLVEIAGALLAIQGKTALQIMGSPDDLKLHSSMTLFSLVEGADPVFQNVLDMYYNGKPDPQTIERAT
- a CDS encoding ice-binding family protein translates to MKKTIPLSLTCILLLAFQLVGRAQAPNLGTAASYALFTVTGAFTNTGASTVSGDIGTDAGALTGFPPGTVTGQMHVADATSAQVAIDVVSAYSALTGVSCTSAVSANIGGQTLTPGVYCQSGPAGASSLDGNLTLDGQGNPNAVFIIKLTGALTTATGSGILLTNGASFANVYFQVDGAVNIGLGSLFRGTILANGAISLLTGAALEGRGLSIAGAINLNTNQVSNSTAAPLPVALLSFTAMAQSNQTVLLNWKTSLETNNKGFLIERSKDLVLFETVGEIRSETANNNSLKSYQLLDSSPYPGTSYYRLSQTDLNGKVTVFPAISVILRDEAYGTFPNPVVSNESFTLRLDEPESARLSFYSIDGRLQTVRKKGIQGGNLLLQTTDKLSSGVYILTVEERGQTRQHRIVVQ